The following coding sequences are from one Paenibacillus sp. FSL R5-0912 window:
- a CDS encoding pPIWI_RE module domain-containing protein: MNRMELFALEVNEAVFYHETIHVMHMPDSWRNFFITQTTAQNHKLAYKVEPLCKKLKSIFPEIIHVDLNNKVLQKDLPWIVSTVEIPESHIKKLTLGWFAHLKGYLEANLPEEIKEAELGWETSTFGELHEAIDKYQWIPGLSAHKFCEELRTVELGQGIVEVLQFHHTIFNNQHECVSTPIRKSPKHDPFSYVLKVELKNRGGDADRPLILVTVGTRRYLKNAQIKEGYCYLKADHACSVLVSVRNPYTLQEKLSFSQLQFERRASSGQGTPPFAVWKTALDGLYWDVLYGESFEPDMLLSNPAAFLDGNGEVTAYVVNHHSFNGKGNFVNSGLGLSEKSGLFNKFKEVLAMYHLTPLFHIPEIPRKRMNDIRFPIVAHQAEKLIIEVYSSEAMFTAMKEVYTTEQKSLENKSIIFNRQISENVYGLNCDKDVTVEFVHCSPVEIVNELEVGTYKSDVAFIKRVNQINKLLNEERSPGDQRTLALVEIAPKENWSKDGDPKRAIREGMKKARRLTQFIHPLRGDEKGDTARIINAIFDLLNDAGFLSNNVSKLDSYGPILSFNILKADNKHLPVISKMDGTEIMLKIFGIESWLPLGEAPFYLEQVKMLDNPGKWNQSKQVFLDFIVRAIESELGQDVKQLTVMINATLRKDWLPVIRNTDLQYDKVPYLSERLVNDARLKSIRVNMTDDVPQYRIIEDDAEEKFNKASGIFKDPLGIYYGVGGRPRAWSGVRNEDIKFLSPSKHLLQQKAVEYIPLGELDEIERDNLANLVDQLRRVGLNYDKHTIYPYGIRITKILSKYLTGEEKNYDPEFDEEVEFWEEAEELV, from the coding sequence ATGAACAGAATGGAGCTCTTTGCACTAGAAGTAAATGAAGCGGTATTCTATCATGAAACGATTCATGTCATGCATATGCCGGACAGCTGGCGCAATTTTTTCATTACACAAACGACAGCTCAAAACCACAAGCTTGCTTATAAGGTTGAACCTCTTTGCAAGAAGCTAAAGAGTATATTCCCGGAGATTATTCATGTGGATTTAAATAATAAAGTACTGCAAAAAGACTTGCCATGGATTGTATCTACTGTTGAAATTCCAGAGTCTCATATTAAAAAGCTCACTCTAGGCTGGTTTGCACATTTGAAAGGATATTTAGAAGCGAATCTCCCGGAAGAGATTAAAGAGGCTGAGCTGGGATGGGAAACTTCTACTTTTGGTGAACTTCATGAAGCTATAGATAAATACCAATGGATCCCTGGCTTGTCAGCTCATAAGTTCTGTGAAGAACTGCGAACTGTTGAGTTAGGACAAGGTATTGTAGAGGTGCTCCAGTTTCATCATACGATCTTTAATAATCAGCATGAATGTGTCTCCACTCCGATCAGGAAATCACCGAAACACGATCCTTTTTCGTATGTACTGAAGGTTGAACTGAAGAATCGTGGTGGGGATGCTGATCGACCGCTTATTCTTGTAACTGTAGGTACAAGGCGGTATTTGAAGAACGCACAAATTAAGGAAGGTTACTGTTATTTAAAAGCGGATCATGCCTGTTCTGTTCTTGTGTCAGTCCGTAATCCGTATACGTTGCAAGAGAAGCTTTCTTTCTCACAGCTTCAGTTTGAGCGTCGTGCTAGTAGTGGACAGGGAACACCGCCTTTTGCAGTCTGGAAAACAGCCCTGGATGGTTTGTATTGGGATGTTCTGTATGGAGAATCCTTCGAACCGGATATGTTGCTCTCTAATCCTGCTGCATTCCTGGACGGAAATGGTGAAGTTACTGCCTATGTAGTCAATCATCATTCGTTCAATGGCAAAGGTAACTTTGTGAATTCAGGACTCGGGTTGTCGGAGAAAAGTGGTCTGTTTAATAAGTTTAAAGAAGTACTTGCTATGTATCATCTAACACCGTTATTTCATATTCCGGAGATCCCTCGTAAGCGTATGAATGACATTCGGTTCCCCATTGTCGCGCATCAAGCAGAAAAGCTTATTATTGAGGTTTATAGTAGTGAAGCAATGTTTACTGCAATGAAAGAAGTTTATACGACTGAACAAAAATCACTGGAAAATAAATCAATAATCTTTAATCGTCAAATTTCAGAGAATGTTTATGGTCTCAATTGCGATAAGGATGTAACCGTAGAATTCGTACACTGCAGTCCTGTAGAAATTGTAAATGAACTGGAAGTTGGAACATATAAATCTGATGTTGCCTTTATCAAGCGAGTGAATCAAATTAACAAGCTGCTTAATGAAGAACGCTCTCCCGGGGATCAGCGGACATTGGCATTAGTAGAGATTGCGCCTAAAGAAAACTGGAGCAAAGACGGTGATCCTAAGAGAGCTATAAGGGAAGGGATGAAAAAGGCAAGACGTCTTACTCAGTTCATACATCCTCTTAGAGGAGATGAGAAGGGGGATACTGCTCGCATAATTAATGCAATATTTGATTTGCTTAATGATGCAGGCTTCCTAAGCAACAATGTATCTAAGCTAGATTCATACGGTCCAATTCTGTCATTCAATATTTTAAAAGCAGACAACAAACATTTACCTGTCATATCAAAAATGGACGGTACAGAAATAATGTTAAAGATATTCGGAATTGAGTCATGGTTACCATTAGGAGAGGCACCTTTTTATCTGGAACAGGTCAAAATGTTGGACAATCCGGGCAAATGGAATCAAAGCAAACAGGTTTTTCTAGATTTTATAGTCAGAGCTATTGAGAGTGAGCTTGGTCAAGATGTAAAGCAGCTAACGGTAATGATCAATGCGACGCTGAGAAAGGACTGGCTTCCAGTAATTCGAAATACTGATCTTCAATACGATAAAGTTCCTTATCTGAGTGAGCGGCTAGTAAACGATGCTCGTCTTAAGTCTATACGTGTCAATATGACGGATGATGTGCCGCAATATAGGATTATTGAAGATGATGCTGAAGAGAAATTCAACAAAGCTTCGGGGATTTTCAAAGATCCACTAGGGATATATTATGGTGTTGGTGGAAGGCCAAGAGCGTGGTCTGGTGTGAGAAATGAAGATATCAAGTTCCTGTCTCCTAGCAAACATTTGCTTCAGCAGAAAGCAGTCGAGTACATTCCTCTGGGCGAGCTGGATGAGATAGAACGTGATAATCTGGCTAATTTAGTTGATCAATTGCGAAGAGTAGGTCTGAATTACGATAAACATACAATATATCCGTATGGCATACGGATCACAAAAATTCTGTCGAAATATTTAACTGGGGAAGAGAAAAATTATGATCCGGAATTTGATGAGGAAGTGGAGTTTTGGGAGGAGGCTGAGGAGTTGGTGTAG
- a CDS encoding DUF262 domain-containing protein translates to MQHLQSVQDIFQHKLFRIPDYQRGYAWEEEQWIDLLEDLELLEDDQEHYTGTLVIHEVHDEGDVNDDEGSTLRIYDVVDGQQRLTTLSILLHEISSQFRKIEGKKSFADGILKKYIATTKNDDTLPKLSLNRDTNVFYKQHIISTNKAITSTKIASEQRLLNAKHYFEQYLEIKLKELGEQYPPWLNKTYNKISNKMKLTVYLVPKATDVGVIFEVMNNRGKKLTEMEKTKNYLLYLSSKLTCDGGKELGVDINRTWTYIYESLMSAEAADSDENQLLRSCWLMYHNYNSKQWDGSNSIKMAYNLKVYQGRHPQLRNDLRVYVKTLKECCTIYCDLIHAKRPGAFYGSKNESVRKALVEYTAKLQRIGVIASFIPLFMAIRLKSENLDIYLDLLKLCEKFTFRVYRYMGKRSNAGQSNLFKLGYDVYHGAVTHQEAYISVHRLLLYYSPNKEFIEETRAESDWYGWYGLKYLLYEYELHLAADKPVLMDWVYLQKKDKQDSIEHILPQTPTKPYWHSRWTKEQIEEATHDIGNLVITFDNSTYSNKGFDDKKGGAGQKGCYAGSSMFSERELACYDDWTYAEFINRKQKLAEWIINRWHVDEIEADLSITDDEAEAEDQRFRKKGVIVEDGDL, encoded by the coding sequence ATGCAACATCTTCAATCTGTACAAGATATTTTTCAGCACAAGCTGTTTCGCATTCCCGATTATCAGCGCGGCTATGCTTGGGAGGAGGAGCAGTGGATCGACCTGCTGGAGGACCTCGAGCTACTTGAGGACGACCAAGAACACTATACTGGTACGCTTGTCATTCATGAGGTACATGATGAAGGTGATGTTAACGACGATGAAGGCAGTACATTACGCATATACGATGTAGTGGATGGGCAGCAGCGACTTACGACATTATCCATTCTTCTTCATGAAATTTCTTCTCAGTTTAGAAAAATTGAGGGGAAGAAAAGCTTTGCGGATGGAATTCTAAAGAAGTACATTGCTACCACCAAGAACGATGATACTCTACCTAAGTTGTCGCTCAATCGAGATACTAATGTATTTTATAAACAGCATATCATTTCTACAAATAAAGCCATAACGTCAACCAAGATCGCATCAGAGCAGAGACTACTTAATGCTAAGCACTATTTTGAACAGTACTTGGAAATTAAGTTGAAAGAGCTAGGAGAGCAGTATCCGCCATGGCTGAATAAGACATATAACAAAATCAGCAACAAGATGAAACTGACCGTTTATTTAGTCCCGAAGGCTACTGATGTAGGCGTGATCTTCGAGGTCATGAACAATCGTGGTAAGAAGTTGACAGAGATGGAGAAGACAAAAAACTATTTACTTTACTTATCATCCAAGTTAACGTGCGACGGTGGTAAGGAACTAGGTGTAGATATCAATCGGACTTGGACATATATCTACGAGAGCCTAATGTCTGCGGAGGCAGCGGATTCTGACGAGAACCAGTTGCTGCGAAGCTGCTGGCTAATGTATCATAACTACAACTCCAAGCAATGGGACGGCAGTAATTCAATTAAGATGGCGTATAATCTGAAGGTTTATCAGGGACGACATCCTCAGTTGCGCAATGATTTACGGGTTTATGTAAAGACACTGAAGGAATGCTGTACAATCTACTGTGATCTGATTCATGCTAAGAGGCCAGGAGCTTTCTACGGTTCGAAGAATGAATCAGTAAGGAAGGCGTTAGTAGAATACACGGCCAAGCTGCAACGCATCGGTGTCATTGCGTCTTTTATTCCTTTGTTTATGGCCATCAGGCTGAAGAGTGAAAATTTGGACATTTATCTGGATCTTCTAAAGTTGTGCGAGAAGTTCACATTCCGTGTATACCGATACATGGGTAAACGTTCTAACGCCGGACAATCGAACTTGTTTAAGCTCGGATATGATGTATACCATGGGGCAGTAACCCATCAGGAGGCGTATATCAGTGTTCACCGATTATTGCTATACTACTCTCCTAATAAGGAGTTCATTGAAGAGACGAGAGCAGAAAGCGACTGGTATGGATGGTATGGTCTCAAATATTTATTGTACGAATATGAGCTTCATTTGGCGGCTGATAAGCCGGTGCTAATGGACTGGGTATATTTGCAGAAAAAGGATAAGCAGGACTCGATCGAACATATTTTACCGCAGACTCCAACTAAGCCTTACTGGCATTCGAGATGGACGAAGGAACAAATTGAGGAGGCAACACACGATATCGGTAATCTAGTTATTACATTTGATAATAGTACATATAGCAACAAGGGCTTCGACGATAAGAAGGGGGGAGCCGGGCAGAAGGGCTGCTATGCCGGATCTAGCATGTTTTCTGAGCGCGAGTTGGCTTGTTATGACGATTGGACCTATGCGGAGTTCATAAATCGAAAACAAAAGCTTGCAGAGTGGATCATAAACCGCTGGCATGTAGATGAAATTGAAGCTGATTTATCGATCACAGATGATGAAGCAGAAGCAGAGGATCAAAGATTTAGAAAGAAGGGAGTGATTGTTGAAGATGGAGATTTATGA
- a CDS encoding uracil-DNA glycosylase: protein MNGDDSWLHPEVSVEEKFTHIVQEIIRLIVDKQDFPSVNNIYADSMDRQANLTKYFEALYGINPKIIFIGEAPGVHGCSLTGIPFTSERILRQGRLERHFPGTNFHVEGNSYEGSANYFWEIIDLMVSPPILWNVFPLHPFKMENGVMKNRTPKIAEKKWGHTILQLIIELFPNIRIVSVGNSAKDTCLKLSIDTADHIIHPAYHAKEFREQMRSYYIGLDSI from the coding sequence ATGAATGGAGACGATTCATGGCTTCATCCAGAGGTTTCAGTTGAAGAAAAATTCACCCATATAGTCCAAGAGATTATACGATTAATAGTCGACAAGCAGGATTTCCCCTCAGTAAATAACATCTATGCAGACTCCATGGATCGCCAAGCCAATCTTACCAAGTATTTTGAGGCTCTGTACGGGATTAACCCGAAGATAATCTTCATCGGTGAAGCCCCAGGAGTACATGGCTGTTCGCTGACTGGGATTCCTTTTACTTCAGAGCGTATTCTCCGTCAAGGTCGTCTGGAACGTCATTTTCCGGGGACTAACTTTCATGTAGAGGGAAATTCCTATGAGGGGTCGGCAAATTATTTTTGGGAGATCATTGACCTCATGGTGTCGCCGCCCATTCTCTGGAATGTCTTTCCCCTGCATCCGTTTAAGATGGAAAATGGCGTAATGAAAAATCGTACACCTAAAATTGCCGAGAAAAAATGGGGCCATACAATCCTACAGCTTATCATTGAACTTTTCCCAAATATACGAATTGTTTCTGTCGGTAATAGCGCCAAAGATACCTGTTTAAAGTTAAGCATCGACACCGCAGATCATATCATTCATCCTGCCTATCATGCTAAGGAGTTCCGGGAACAAATGCGAAGCTATTATATCGGGTTAGACAGTATTTAA
- a CDS encoding helix-turn-helix domain-containing protein: MGEKIRELRKQLGWTQEELAYRAEIDTSYLGQIERGKRRSPTIRMIGKIADALSVDRSLLLEQPEAELLSNEEEMSVFNIPERIAHELKQRSPNEQLMYFRVFQALQYFLK, translated from the coding sequence ATGGGAGAGAAGATTCGTGAATTACGGAAGCAATTAGGGTGGACGCAGGAAGAACTAGCCTATAGGGCCGAGATTGACACCTCCTATCTGGGACAGATCGAACGTGGGAAAAGGCGTTCACCCACCATTCGAATGATCGGGAAAATCGCCGATGCCCTTTCTGTAGACAGAAGCTTGCTATTAGAGCAGCCTGAAGCCGAGTTATTAAGTAATGAAGAAGAGATGTCAGTATTCAATATTCCTGAGCGGATTGCTCATGAATTGAAGCAGAGGAGTCCGAATGAGCAACTGATGTATTTTAGGGTCTTTCAAGCGCTTCAATATTTTTTAAAGTAG
- a CDS encoding zinc metalloprotease HtpX — MMGEMVSIIDKITLTEHLEIKSGKWKTLSWFLLANAAILLSLSIISGGALIGIFPFVLLASCTLPFISLCLSRWMAKRAHQMYIVDQEHFQSDAEHHLFTLVETLSMKAGLGKTPQVGIYRSDDINAFATGVTRNRSLVAFSSAILENMDEEALAAVAAHEIAHIANGDMLTLTLVQSVINSVVMLCTLPLQLLEWFSRFSEQGSRMMIWVITLTRLLLTVILMFLGSLLVKAFSRHREFKADHLAAQLLDSHSMISALEYLKHQTPVTPPNQKAYAAFKIHTSSSWLDILSTHPSIDRRIEALRSHSLM; from the coding sequence ATGATGGGAGAGATGGTATCTATTATCGACAAAATAACACTTACAGAACATCTCGAAATTAAAAGTGGAAAATGGAAAACGTTGAGTTGGTTTCTGTTAGCAAATGCAGCTATTCTATTATCTTTATCGATTATTTCTGGAGGTGCGTTGATCGGCATCTTTCCTTTCGTTCTTTTGGCAAGCTGTACTTTGCCTTTCATTTCTTTATGTTTGTCCCGTTGGATGGCTAAGCGTGCACACCAAATGTATATAGTGGATCAGGAACATTTTCAAAGCGATGCTGAACACCATCTTTTCACTCTCGTTGAGACGTTAAGTATGAAGGCAGGTCTCGGGAAAACACCCCAAGTCGGGATATATAGAAGTGATGATATAAATGCTTTTGCTACTGGAGTCACAAGGAATCGTTCCTTAGTCGCATTCAGCTCGGCAATCTTGGAGAACATGGATGAAGAAGCACTTGCTGCCGTTGCCGCACATGAAATTGCCCATATTGCGAATGGAGATATGCTAACCCTTACACTAGTTCAAAGTGTTATCAACTCTGTGGTTATGTTGTGTACTTTGCCTTTGCAATTGCTAGAATGGTTCTCCCGCTTCTCGGAGCAGGGTTCCCGGATGATGATTTGGGTAATTACTCTCACAAGACTTCTGTTAACAGTGATACTTATGTTTTTGGGAAGCTTGCTGGTAAAAGCCTTTTCAAGACATAGGGAATTCAAAGCAGACCATCTGGCTGCTCAATTGCTGGATAGCCATTCGATGATAAGCGCTTTGGAATATTTAAAGCATCAAACGCCGGTTACCCCACCGAATCAAAAGGCATATGCTGCCTTCAAAATTCACACTTCAAGCAGTTGGCTTGATATTTTATCCACACATCCTTCAATTGATCGAAGAATTGAGGCTTTAAGGAGCCATTCATTAATGTGA